Proteins encoded within one genomic window of Paracoccus sp. MA:
- a CDS encoding enoyl-CoA hydratase-related protein, whose translation MTVRFEVVDQVARVTIDRPDRMNAVDAATDARLDRIWSEIEGRSDIRCVVLTGAGDRAFSAGADMKAANGLSGLEYWGAANPNGFGGIALRQSLTVPVIARVNGLALGGGFEMVLGADIVIASTEARFGLPEARVGRLPLDGGMVALQRLIPRNIAAGLMMTGRMLSAQEAARFGLVNAVVPPDRLDAEVDAWVADILSCAPLSVAAIKDTIRSTAHLNPHEARDLRRPALIAALKSEDSIEGVAAFREKRAPVWRGR comes from the coding sequence ATGACCGTCCGCTTCGAAGTCGTCGATCAGGTCGCGCGCGTCACCATCGACCGTCCCGACCGGATGAATGCCGTCGATGCTGCGACCGATGCCAGGCTTGACCGCATCTGGTCGGAAATCGAGGGGCGCAGCGATATCCGCTGCGTGGTCCTGACCGGGGCGGGGGACCGGGCCTTCAGCGCGGGCGCGGACATGAAGGCCGCGAACGGGCTCAGCGGGCTGGAATACTGGGGCGCCGCCAATCCGAACGGCTTCGGCGGCATCGCCCTGCGGCAAAGCCTGACCGTGCCCGTCATCGCCCGGGTCAACGGCCTTGCCCTTGGCGGCGGGTTCGAGATGGTGCTGGGCGCCGATATCGTCATCGCCTCGACCGAGGCCCGGTTCGGGCTGCCAGAGGCACGGGTCGGTCGCCTGCCGCTGGACGGCGGCATGGTCGCCCTTCAGCGCCTGATCCCCCGCAACATCGCGGCCGGGCTGATGATGACGGGCCGGATGCTGTCCGCGCAAGAGGCCGCGCGGTTCGGGCTGGTCAACGCGGTCGTGCCGCCCGACCGGCTGGATGCCGAAGTCGATGCCTGGGTCGCGGACATCCTGTCCTGCGCGCCCTTGTCGGTGGCCGCGATCAAGGACACGATCCGTTCGACGGCCCATCTGAATCCGCATGAAGCGCGCGACCTGCGCCGCCCGGCCCTGATCGCTGCCCTGAAATCCGAGGATTCGATCGAAGGCGTCGCCGCATTCCGCGAGAAGCGCGCCCCCGTCTGGCGCGGCCGGTAA
- a CDS encoding ferredoxin family protein, with protein sequence MALVIQGRCIDVKDGICTTSCPVDCIYEGERMFYIHPTECIECGMCESICPVDAIRYEDELDPENAIFARINREVFVNEAGEMEEPGGWSRGMAPRPDHPDLPVRPRPVMQAI encoded by the coding sequence ATGGCGCTTGTCATCCAGGGCCGCTGCATCGACGTCAAGGACGGGATCTGCACCACCTCCTGTCCCGTCGATTGCATCTACGAGGGCGAGCGGATGTTCTACATCCACCCGACCGAATGCATCGAATGCGGCATGTGCGAAAGCATCTGCCCCGTCGATGCGATCCGATACGAGGACGAGCTGGACCCCGAAAATGCCATCTTCGCGCGCATCAACCGCGAGGTCTTCGTCAACGAGGCCGGCGAGATGGAAGAACCCGGCGGCTGGTCCCGTGGCATGGCGCCCCGGCCGGATCATCCGGATCTGCCGGTCCGCCCCCGTCCCGTCATGCAGGCAATCTGA